A DNA window from Hoplias malabaricus isolate fHopMal1 chromosome 5, fHopMal1.hap1, whole genome shotgun sequence contains the following coding sequences:
- the bltp3a gene encoding bridge-like lipid transfer protein family member 3A isoform X1: MAGIIKKQILKHLSRFTKNLSPDKINLSTLKGEGQLSNLELDEEVLQNMLDLPTWLAVTRVYCNKAAIRIQWTKLKTSPICLFLDKVEVEMRTCEEPRPPNGPSPIAITAGQSEYGFAEKVVEGMSVVINSIIIKLQSRAFHASFELWQLQGFSLNPNWQRTDLRYTRITHPKRGEVLTFKEINWQSLRIEADAIESEDQDLGNTPLRLITNQGRIRIALKRRVKDCNVLASKLLFILDDLLWVLTDSQLKAVIHYAKSLSEAMEKSAQQRKSLAVESLQTAPPSPGPHTLWAEPPPAPTGTASTLAQYFDLHDVKETSYHTFISRLDLHICNDSSSADSDEPPPPGSQGAIQLTFRKLGCDYYPFHRPGDGCRHWECYCGAMESQAQWVAKLLQEFQHRVESSGFPGPQTDIHTPSTQSPARKTHGEGGSTPKSTPDGAAAPGSALKRLRSSCMVIRVHDLDIHQVSTGRRNSKRTQSLLFCNRKSLQLSENTAAIHLQFTEYYFPHGTGTPVPCSNLYAQLNGLQLCVDAPSLLWMALFSRGLLRTLEQVKAFYHLQDSSKSEEHVDIRVDTTQLQVVVPLDSSILDHMDRPQSLCVVLPQSVLSNTRHCPHGSLSDLQSVFSSFSSRTFFQLSPNPTFPRDRNTFHPLPPGFLHPSSPERRQTRAEDLWCLSLSRAALSFEGAKRGPRGRTFPFVEPFALSVWMCRPNALGQNSRTKKGRDIYASRSRENSEELFQPETNHENIVPEPPSAPIHVLVQSITPVKLWLNHYQYIALLRMKDYLSQLASDLTRDPHDSHLLEQKIPDLPAVCVSVLLEAMDLALLLPPAVHEPDEDAVSPEETDSPSLTDSETSPSHRAGITERRQDATNNGEGMNNQEEGKDNSEDGGEGEGEGSVEEACEAVEVDDRMDLIGQNAEAPPSPALTRDTSTFSLEGELSSALNATRDATKDALSASLDLTKGALSITKDAFSILSRGSAVSKLFSAPKEQGARPEDPGLRLQPLKHSPSQNSWDSGLLDGSLAEDGLSVDSDTSDNFIILMDSESGLESLRPNGSAGNRGGSAAETEGGSSAEISSSQSTEDLQQDTVSVLLVSVSGVCALMEVRGDNVVMATEAQSVVPKQLGNRTVLDLLTGLTLAQGVPPSLPPVPGVCVRLEVGPRSCCHGAVEVCVQGCAVEMLTSTLNTLGPFLEDELSSDSQPIRIRIYDTTVTLKDDGMRVYPTSPRPVPVSIHLDALVLERQDDGRLTLRPSRSGDGGADGGPGRWRCGPGAEAEVESLESQLCEVQSTLSAALFERERLLEEIHKHNPSFTL; the protein is encoded by the exons ATGGCGGGGATCATCAAGAAGCAGATCCTCAAACATTTGTCCAG GTTCACGAAGAACCTTTCCCCCGATAAGATCAACCTCAGCACCCTGAAGGGCGAGGGGCAGCTCTCCAACCTGGAGCTGGATGAGGAGGTTCTGCAGAACATGCTGGACCTGCCCACTTGGCTCGCCGTGACCCGGGTCTACTGCAACAAGGCGGCCATCAGA aTCCAGTGGACCAAGTTAAAGACGAGCCCTATTTGTCTG tttttAGATAAAGTGGAGGTGGAGATGAGGACTTGTGAGGAGCCTCGCCCCCCAAACGGCCCCTCCCCTATTGCTATCACTGCAGGTCAAAG tGAGTATGGATTTGCAGAGAAGGTGGTTGAGGGGATGTCAGTCGTCATTAACTCCATCATCATTAAACTCCAGTCTCGGGCTTTTCACGCCTCCTTCGAGCTCTGGCAGCTTCAGGGTTTCAGCCTCAACCCCAACTGGCAGAGAACAGACCTCCGCTACACCCGCATCACCCACCCCAAGAGAGGAGAG gttCTAACTTTTAAGGAGATTAACTGGCAGAGTCTGCGAATTGAGGCAGATGCAATTGAGAGTGAAGATCAGGATTTGGGGAACACTCCATTACGACTCATTACCAACCAAGGGCGCATCCGAATCGCCCTTAAACGCCGG GTGAAGGACTGTAACGTCCTGGCCTCGAAGCTGCTGTTCATCCTGGACGACCTGCTGTGGGTTCTGACGGACTCACAGCTAAAGGCTGTAATCCACTACGCCAAGTCGCTGAGTGAAGCCATGGAGAAGTCTGCTCAGCAGAGGAAGAGCCTGGCCGTCGAGTCACTGCAG ACAGCTCCTCCCTCACCTGGGCCACACACCCTGTGGGCGGAGCCTCCTCCTGCACCTACAGGCACGGCCAGCACCCTGGCGCAGTATTTCGACCTTCACGACGTCAAAGAGACATCTTACCACACCTTCATCTCCCGTCTGGACCTGCACATCTGTAACGACAGTTCATCTGCAGATTCAG acgAGCCTCCGCCTCCTGGATCTCAGGGAGCCATTCAACTGACCTTCAGGAAACTGGGCTGTGATTATTACCCCTTTCACAGACCGG gtgatggCTGCAGACACTGGGAGTGTTACTGTGGAGCAATGGAGTCTCAAGCACAGTGGGTGGCTAAGCTCCTGCAGGAATTCCAGCACAGAGTGGAGAGTTCCGGCTTTCCAGGACCTCAGACTGACATCCACACACCCAGCACACAGTCTCCAGCCCGGAAAACacatg GGGAGGGAGGGTCCACTCCGAAGTCCACTCCAGACGGAGCTGCAGCTCCAGGCTCAGCTCTGAAGAGACTCCGGTCCAGCTGCATGGTGATCCGGGTCCACGACCTGGACATACACCAG GTGTCCACTGGGAGGCGGAACAGTAAGAGAACCCAGTCACTGCTGTTCTGTAACAGAAAGTCTCTGCAGCTGTCGGAGAACACGGCTGCCATCCATCTGCAGTTCACAGAGTATTACTTCCCCCACGGCACCGGGACGCCAG TGCCCTGCTCTAACTTGTACGCTCAGCTGAACGGCCTTCAGCTGTGTGTGGACGCCCCCAGTCTCCTGTGGATGGCGCTGTTCTCTCGAGGTCTGCTGAGGACTCTGGAGCAGGTTAAGGCCTTTTATCACCTGCAGGACAGCAGCAAGAGCGAGGAGCACGTGGACATCAGAGTGGACACCACGCAGCTCCAG GTGGTCGTTCCTCTGGACTCGTCCATTCTGGACCACATGGACCGTCcccagtctctgtgtgtggttcTCCCGCAGAGTGTGTTAAGTAACACACGCCACTGTCCCCACGGCTCTCTGTCCGACCTCCAGAGCGTCTTCTCCAGCTTCTCTTCTCGAACATTCTTCCAGCTTTCACCAAACCCCACCTTCCCTCGAGACCGGAACACCTTCCACCCGCTTCCTCCAGGCTTTCTCCACCCGTCTTCTCCTGAGAGACGTCAGACCAGGGCGGAGGACCTTTGGTGTCTGAGTTTGTCTCGAGCAGCGTTGAGTTTTGAAGGTGCTAAGCGAGGACCGCGAGGCCGgaccttcccctttgtggaacCGTTTGCCTTGTCCGTATGGATGTGCCGTCCGAACGCTTTGGGTCAGAATTCTAGGACAAAGAAAGGAAGGGATATATACGCCTCTAGGTCTCGGGAGAACTCTGAGGAACTATTCCAGCCTGAAACAAACCATGAGAACATAGTACCTGAGCCTCCTTCAGCACCGATCCATGTCCTGGTCCAGTCCATTACCCCAGTTAAGCTCTGGTTGAACCACTATCAGTATATCGCACTACTGAGGATGAAGGACTATCTCTCTCAACTCGCCTCAGATCTGACCCGAGATCCTCACGATTCCCACCTTCTGGAACAGAAGATTCCCGATcttcctgcagtgtgtgtgtctgtcctgtTGGAGGCGATGGACCTggccctcctcctcccccctgCTGTCCACGAGCCAGACGAAGACGCTGTGTCTCCAGAGGAAACAGACTCTCCGAGTTTAACAGACTCGGAAACATCTCCGTCTCACAGAGCGGGAATCACTGAGAGACGGCAGGACGCCACG AATAATGGTGAAGGTATGAATAACCAGGAGGAGGGTAAAGACAACAGTGAAGACGGAggtgagggggagggggagggatcCGTGGAGGAAGCGTGTGAAGCTGTTGAAGTGGACGATCGAATGGATCTGATTGGCCAGAATGCAGAGGCTCCGCCCTCTCCAGCCCTCACCAGAGACACTTCCACATTCAGCCTGGAGGGGGAGCTGTCAAGCGCCTTGAACGCCACAAGGGATGCCACCAAGGACGCACTGAGCGCCTCCCTGGATCTCACTAAGGGAGCACTGTCCATCACCAAAGACGCATTCAGCATTCTCAGCCGGGGCTCTGCCGTGTCCAAACTCTTCAGCGCTCCCAA AGAGCAGGGCGCTCGGCCCGAAGACCCCGGGCTCCGTCTGCAGCCTCTGAAACACTCGCCCTCCCAGAATTCCTGGGACAGCGGGCTCCTGGATGGAAGCCTAGCGGAGGACGGTCTCTCTGTGGACAGCGACACCAGCGACAACTTCATCATCCTCATGGACTCGG AGTCAGGTTTGGAATCTCTGCGTCCGAATGGTTCTGCTGGGAACCGAGGGGGTTCTGCCGCTGAGACTGAGGGAGGATCATCGGCCGAAATCAGCAGCTCTCAGAGTACAGAGGATCTGCAGCAGGATACA gtGTCTGTGTTGCTGGTGTCGGTGTCAGGGGTCTGTGCGCTGATGGAGGTTCGGGGAGACAATGTTGTCATGGCAACCGAGGCTCAGTCTGTCGTCCCGAAGCAGCTCGGTAACCGGACGGTCCTGGACCTGCTCACAGGGCTAACACTGGCCCAAG gtgttcctccctctctcccaccGGTGCCgggggtgtgtgtgaggctgGAGGTGGGGCCCAGGTCCTGTTGTCATGGTGCCgtggaggtgtgtgttcagGGCTGTGCTGTTGAGATGTTGACCTCAACGCTGAACACCCTCGGACCTTTTCTGGAGGACGAACTGAGCTCGgactctcagccaatcagaatccgGATCTATGACACCACCGTCACACTCAAG GACGACGGAATGAGGGTTTACCCCACGTCCCCGCGCCCTGTCCCCGTGTCCATCCACCTGGACGCGTTAGTCCTCGAGAGACAGGACGACGGACGCCTCACTCTCAGAC CCAGTCGATCGGGAGACGGTGGTGCAGACGGAGGCCCGGGCCGGTGGCGGTGTGGACCCGGGGCAGAGGCGGAG GTCGAGTCTCTGGAGTCACAGCTTTGTGAAGTTCAGTCCACTCTGAGTGCAGCTCTGTTCGAGAGAGAGCGCCTCCTAGAGGAAATCCACAAACACAACCCCTCCTTCACACTGTAG
- the bltp3a gene encoding bridge-like lipid transfer protein family member 3A isoform X2 yields MAGIIKKQILKHLSRFTKNLSPDKINLSTLKGEGQLSNLELDEEVLQNMLDLPTWLAVTRVYCNKAAIRIQWTKLKTSPICLFLDKVEVEMRTCEEPRPPNGPSPIAITAGQSEYGFAEKVVEGMSVVINSIIIKLQSRAFHASFELWQLQGFSLNPNWQRTDLRYTRITHPKRGEVLTFKEINWQSLRIEADAIESEDQDLGNTPLRLITNQGRIRIALKRRVKDCNVLASKLLFILDDLLWVLTDSQLKAVIHYAKSLSEAMEKSAQQRKSLAVESLQTAPPSPGPHTLWAEPPPAPTGTASTLAQYFDLHDVKETSYHTFISRLDLHICNDSSSADSDEPPPPGSQGAIQLTFRKLGCDYYPFHRPGDGCRHWECYCGAMESQAQWVAKLLQEFQHRVESSGFPGPQTDIHTPSTQSPARKTHGEGGSTPKSTPDGAAAPGSALKRLRSSCMVIRVHDLDIHQVSTGRRNSKRTQSLLFCNRKSLQLSENTAAIHLQFTEYYFPHGTGTPVPCSNLYAQLNGLQLCVDAPSLLWMALFSRGLLRTLEQVKAFYHLQDSSKSEEHVDIRVDTTQLQVVVPLDSSILDHMDRPQSLCVVLPQSVLSNTRHCPHGSLSDLQSVFSSFSSRTFFQLSPNPTFPRDRNTFHPLPPGFLHPSSPERRQTRAEDLWCLSLSRAALSFEGAKRGPRGRTFPFVEPFALSVWMCRPNALGQNSRTKKGRDIYASRSRENSEELFQPETNHENIVPEPPSAPIHVLVQSITPVKLWLNHYQYIALLRMKDYLSQLASDLTRDPHDSHLLEQKIPDLPAVCVSVLLEAMDLALLLPPAVHEPDEDAVSPEETDSPSLTDSETSPSHRAGITERRQDATNNGEGMNNQEEGKDNSEDGGEGEGEGSVEEACEAVEVDDRMDLIGQNAEAPPSPALTRDTSTFSLEGELSSALNATRDATKDALSASLDLTKGALSITKDAFSILSRGSAVSKLFSAPKEQGARPEDPGLRLQPLKHSPSQNSWDSGLLDGSLAEDGLSVDSDTSDNFIILMDSESGLESLRPNGSAGNRGGSAAETEGGSSAEISSSQSTEDLQQDTVSVCD; encoded by the exons ATGGCGGGGATCATCAAGAAGCAGATCCTCAAACATTTGTCCAG GTTCACGAAGAACCTTTCCCCCGATAAGATCAACCTCAGCACCCTGAAGGGCGAGGGGCAGCTCTCCAACCTGGAGCTGGATGAGGAGGTTCTGCAGAACATGCTGGACCTGCCCACTTGGCTCGCCGTGACCCGGGTCTACTGCAACAAGGCGGCCATCAGA aTCCAGTGGACCAAGTTAAAGACGAGCCCTATTTGTCTG tttttAGATAAAGTGGAGGTGGAGATGAGGACTTGTGAGGAGCCTCGCCCCCCAAACGGCCCCTCCCCTATTGCTATCACTGCAGGTCAAAG tGAGTATGGATTTGCAGAGAAGGTGGTTGAGGGGATGTCAGTCGTCATTAACTCCATCATCATTAAACTCCAGTCTCGGGCTTTTCACGCCTCCTTCGAGCTCTGGCAGCTTCAGGGTTTCAGCCTCAACCCCAACTGGCAGAGAACAGACCTCCGCTACACCCGCATCACCCACCCCAAGAGAGGAGAG gttCTAACTTTTAAGGAGATTAACTGGCAGAGTCTGCGAATTGAGGCAGATGCAATTGAGAGTGAAGATCAGGATTTGGGGAACACTCCATTACGACTCATTACCAACCAAGGGCGCATCCGAATCGCCCTTAAACGCCGG GTGAAGGACTGTAACGTCCTGGCCTCGAAGCTGCTGTTCATCCTGGACGACCTGCTGTGGGTTCTGACGGACTCACAGCTAAAGGCTGTAATCCACTACGCCAAGTCGCTGAGTGAAGCCATGGAGAAGTCTGCTCAGCAGAGGAAGAGCCTGGCCGTCGAGTCACTGCAG ACAGCTCCTCCCTCACCTGGGCCACACACCCTGTGGGCGGAGCCTCCTCCTGCACCTACAGGCACGGCCAGCACCCTGGCGCAGTATTTCGACCTTCACGACGTCAAAGAGACATCTTACCACACCTTCATCTCCCGTCTGGACCTGCACATCTGTAACGACAGTTCATCTGCAGATTCAG acgAGCCTCCGCCTCCTGGATCTCAGGGAGCCATTCAACTGACCTTCAGGAAACTGGGCTGTGATTATTACCCCTTTCACAGACCGG gtgatggCTGCAGACACTGGGAGTGTTACTGTGGAGCAATGGAGTCTCAAGCACAGTGGGTGGCTAAGCTCCTGCAGGAATTCCAGCACAGAGTGGAGAGTTCCGGCTTTCCAGGACCTCAGACTGACATCCACACACCCAGCACACAGTCTCCAGCCCGGAAAACacatg GGGAGGGAGGGTCCACTCCGAAGTCCACTCCAGACGGAGCTGCAGCTCCAGGCTCAGCTCTGAAGAGACTCCGGTCCAGCTGCATGGTGATCCGGGTCCACGACCTGGACATACACCAG GTGTCCACTGGGAGGCGGAACAGTAAGAGAACCCAGTCACTGCTGTTCTGTAACAGAAAGTCTCTGCAGCTGTCGGAGAACACGGCTGCCATCCATCTGCAGTTCACAGAGTATTACTTCCCCCACGGCACCGGGACGCCAG TGCCCTGCTCTAACTTGTACGCTCAGCTGAACGGCCTTCAGCTGTGTGTGGACGCCCCCAGTCTCCTGTGGATGGCGCTGTTCTCTCGAGGTCTGCTGAGGACTCTGGAGCAGGTTAAGGCCTTTTATCACCTGCAGGACAGCAGCAAGAGCGAGGAGCACGTGGACATCAGAGTGGACACCACGCAGCTCCAG GTGGTCGTTCCTCTGGACTCGTCCATTCTGGACCACATGGACCGTCcccagtctctgtgtgtggttcTCCCGCAGAGTGTGTTAAGTAACACACGCCACTGTCCCCACGGCTCTCTGTCCGACCTCCAGAGCGTCTTCTCCAGCTTCTCTTCTCGAACATTCTTCCAGCTTTCACCAAACCCCACCTTCCCTCGAGACCGGAACACCTTCCACCCGCTTCCTCCAGGCTTTCTCCACCCGTCTTCTCCTGAGAGACGTCAGACCAGGGCGGAGGACCTTTGGTGTCTGAGTTTGTCTCGAGCAGCGTTGAGTTTTGAAGGTGCTAAGCGAGGACCGCGAGGCCGgaccttcccctttgtggaacCGTTTGCCTTGTCCGTATGGATGTGCCGTCCGAACGCTTTGGGTCAGAATTCTAGGACAAAGAAAGGAAGGGATATATACGCCTCTAGGTCTCGGGAGAACTCTGAGGAACTATTCCAGCCTGAAACAAACCATGAGAACATAGTACCTGAGCCTCCTTCAGCACCGATCCATGTCCTGGTCCAGTCCATTACCCCAGTTAAGCTCTGGTTGAACCACTATCAGTATATCGCACTACTGAGGATGAAGGACTATCTCTCTCAACTCGCCTCAGATCTGACCCGAGATCCTCACGATTCCCACCTTCTGGAACAGAAGATTCCCGATcttcctgcagtgtgtgtgtctgtcctgtTGGAGGCGATGGACCTggccctcctcctcccccctgCTGTCCACGAGCCAGACGAAGACGCTGTGTCTCCAGAGGAAACAGACTCTCCGAGTTTAACAGACTCGGAAACATCTCCGTCTCACAGAGCGGGAATCACTGAGAGACGGCAGGACGCCACG AATAATGGTGAAGGTATGAATAACCAGGAGGAGGGTAAAGACAACAGTGAAGACGGAggtgagggggagggggagggatcCGTGGAGGAAGCGTGTGAAGCTGTTGAAGTGGACGATCGAATGGATCTGATTGGCCAGAATGCAGAGGCTCCGCCCTCTCCAGCCCTCACCAGAGACACTTCCACATTCAGCCTGGAGGGGGAGCTGTCAAGCGCCTTGAACGCCACAAGGGATGCCACCAAGGACGCACTGAGCGCCTCCCTGGATCTCACTAAGGGAGCACTGTCCATCACCAAAGACGCATTCAGCATTCTCAGCCGGGGCTCTGCCGTGTCCAAACTCTTCAGCGCTCCCAA AGAGCAGGGCGCTCGGCCCGAAGACCCCGGGCTCCGTCTGCAGCCTCTGAAACACTCGCCCTCCCAGAATTCCTGGGACAGCGGGCTCCTGGATGGAAGCCTAGCGGAGGACGGTCTCTCTGTGGACAGCGACACCAGCGACAACTTCATCATCCTCATGGACTCGG AGTCAGGTTTGGAATCTCTGCGTCCGAATGGTTCTGCTGGGAACCGAGGGGGTTCTGCCGCTGAGACTGAGGGAGGATCATCGGCCGAAATCAGCAGCTCTCAGAGTACAGAGGATCTGCAGCAGGATACA gtgtctgtgtgtgactga